Proteins encoded together in one Gigantopelta aegis isolate Gae_Host chromosome 8, Gae_host_genome, whole genome shotgun sequence window:
- the LOC121378874 gene encoding adenosine receptor A3-like produces MSFNDSWYYYLYGADGLEAEANKFKTIGYWMISVCLLIMLFICLGNLMTIVAVWLTPALRTIPNMYVVSLAVADFLTGAIIPYFVLIWSPSFREALHENEQLCLFRMVLYLAFVVNSILCIVAIAFDRFLFIRFPLHYEMISSKEKAMVIIPVMWLSSAAFGSVPLFYNSFEEEGCSYLVVPLNYYLFALFPLFLICSVLTAGFYGYIVITASWHSRRRRSTTTRWYHSTEWKSVKMFVVVFGVFFACWIPCFIIVIIIYLDSKGELEIDYWTSNNFQFSVIPGFLNSGMNFLIYAYQNLQFRHAFAKLLRIRRRQTELMPFMAPNRRPRRSVVTDFNIPEGTNRGRSQGEETINDITVIDEDKNGTTLTEESRRSTGLTEESRRGSGLTEESRRGSGLTEESRSGTGLTEQEKNGTRSTTRRE; encoded by the coding sequence ATGTCTTTCAACGACTCTTGGTATTATTACTTGTATGGTGCAGATGGGCTAGAAGCCGAGGCCAATAAATTCAAGACGATCGGCTACTGGATGATTTCGGTGTGTCTCCTCATAATGCTGTTCATTTGTCTGGGCAACCTCATGACGATCGTGGCAGTGTGGCTGACGCCTGCTCTCAGGACGATACCCAACATGTACGTCGTGTCGCTGGCGGTGGCCGACTTCCTGACAGGCGCGATAATCCCCTACTTCGTGTTGATCTGGTCACCCTCGTTCAGGGAAGCGCTGCACGAGAACGAGCAACTGTGCCTGTTCCGCATGGTGCTGTATCTGGCGTTCGTGGTGAACTCCATACTGTGCATCGTGGCGATCGCCTTCGACAGGTTCCTCTTCATCCGCTTCCCGCTGCATTACGAAATGATCTCCAGCAAGGAGAAGGCGATGGTCATCATCCCCGTGATGTGGCTGTCGTCCGCGGCGTTTGGATCTGTCCCGCTGTTCTACAACTCGTTCGAGGAGGAGGGCTGCAGCTACCTGGTCGTTCCGTTGAACTACTACCTGTTTGCGTTGTTCCCTCTGTTTCTCATCTGCTCCGTCCTGACGGCCGGATTCTACGGCTACATCGTGATCACCGCCAGCTGGCATAGCAGGCGGCGGCGCTCGACGACCACGCGCTGGTACCACAGCACGGAGTGGAAGTCTGTCAAGATGTTTGTCGTGGTGTTCGGAGTCTTCTTCGCCTGCTGGATACCGTGcttcatcatcgtcatcatcatctatCTCGATAGCAAAGGTGAACTGGAGATCGACTACTGGACGTCGAACAATTTCCAGTTCTCGGTAATTCCCGGATTCCTAAATTCGGGCATGAATTTTCTGATATATGCTTATCAGAATCTACAGTTTAGACACGCGTTCGCCAAGTTGCTGAGAATACGCAGACGGCAAACGGAATTGATGCCCTTCATGGCTCCTAATAGACGACCGCGGCGGTCTGTAGTCACCGATTTTAACATACCGGAAGGAACTAACCGTGGTAGATCGCAAGGCGAAGAGACTATTAACGACATTACTGTGATAGACGAAGACAAAAACGGTACTACATTGACAGAAGAAAGTAGACGTAGTACAGGGTTGACAGAAGAAAGTAGACGTGGTTCAGGGTTGACAGAAGAAAGTAGACGTGGTTCGGGGTTGACAGAAGAAAGTAGAAGTGGTACAGGGTTGACAGAACAAGAGAAAAACGGTACCAGATCGACAACAAGAAGGGAATAA
- the LOC121379270 gene encoding melanocortin receptor 5-like has product MISNLSLSENIQGESVREKESNLSSTQIVVILMYVLVMVFICTGNVFTLLAVCVRRSLRTPTNMYIASLAVADFLTGLTIPYYTSNLHPAFERILHRNKYVCLLRYTLMATFLCCSLLSMNAISYDRYKFIHYPLRCTRWCEVRVIIAGTWILSVIFGTIPLYYNTWDATTGCNTQKILPTTFNVYMTCSLFFLCSLISAGFYGSIIASAIPHQRKNSLLMVSRFGKRSWYRRDEMKSVKMMLLVFGVFFVCWLPALLIVIIELHTQVNIKVKNAFLIILFLNSGMNFIIYAWKNDQFRKTFSSFMGLRRPSVEMSTASGITAVYASKDDYNVYSRLQLPSGHRRFKSF; this is encoded by the coding sequence ATGATTTCAAACTTGTCTCTGTCGGAAAACATTCAAGGTGAAAGTGTCCGTGAAAAGGAGAGCAACCTTTCCTCCACGCAGATCGTAGTGATCCTCATGTACGTTTTGGTGATGGTGTTTATCTGCACAGGCAATGTGTTCACGCTATTGGCAGTCTGTGTGAGGCGTTCTCTAAGAACCCCAACGAACATGTACATCGCATCACTAGCCGTGGCAGATTTCCTAACCGGACTGACGATTCCGTACTACACCTCTAACTTGCACCCTGCGTTCGAACGGATCCTGCATCGGAATAAATATGTCTGTCTTTTGCGATACACCCTCATGGCCACGTTCTTATGCTGTTCACTACTGAGTATGAATGCGATTTCCTACGACAGGTACAAATTCATCCACTATCCATTACGTTGTACACGATGGTGTGAGGTCCGTGTCATCATTGCCGGAACATGGATTTTGTCTGTGATCTTTGGAACTATCCCGCTATATTACAACACCTGGGATGCTACAACTGGATGTAACACGCAAAAGATATTACCGACTACATTCAACGTGTATATGACTTGTTCACTGTTCTTCCTATGTTCGTTGATAAGTGCTGGATTCTACGGATCCATTATCGCGTCTGCCATCCCACATCAGAGGAAGAATAGCCTACTGATGGTGTCGCGATTCGGCAAGAGGAGCTGGTACCGGCGCGACGAGATGAAGTCCGTAAAGATGATGCTCCTCGTGTTCGGGGTGTTCTTCGTGTGCTGGCTGCCGGCACTTCTGATCGTCATCATTGAGTTGCACACACAGGTAAATATCAAGGTGAAGAATGCCTTCCTGATTATTTTGTTCCTCAATTCAGGAATGAATTTTATTATCTATGCGTGGAAGAACGATCAGTTCCGCAAGACCTTTAGCTCGTTTATGGGACTGCGGAGACCGTCGGTTGAGATGAGTACAGCGTCCGGAATCACAGCCGTGTACGCGTCAAAAGATGACTATAACGTGTACTCACGTTTGCAGCTTCCAAGTGGACACAGACGCTTTAAATCTTTCTAA